The genomic region AGAGGTTAAGGCTTATGGGTTCGTGCTAAAAGATACGGACAAAGCTGCATTGCTATCCACAGTGGAAATGGCTTTGAAACTTCATGAAGCAAATACCCATGCCAGAATGTTTGAGCGGCTTTTTGAAAACTCCCTGAATGAACTTTATATTTTTCATCCGAAGTCCTTAAAATATGTTGCTGTAAACCGCGCTGCCAGAAAAAACCTGGGATATACCATCGAAGAACTGAACACCATGATTCCTCTCGACCTCAAACCAGAATTTGACATAGAGAGTTTCCAAAAAATCCTTAACCCACTGGTCAGCGGGGAACAGGAGCAGGTCTTATTTAACACAGTACACCGCCGGAAGGACGGTTCCCTGTATCCTGTGGAAATAAATTTACAGCTTTTCGATTACGGGGGAGAAAAATTATGTCTGGCCTTGGTTGTTGACCTGACTGAACGCAGAGCGATGGAAGAGGAGCTTAAAGAAAAGAAAACGACATTAAGCGCCATTATGGGCTCAGTCCGGGACGCCATTGTCATGCTTGACGGGCAGGGAAACGTCATTTTTTGGAACCCGGCAGCGGAACAGCTCTTCGGCTACTCCCGGGAAGAAATCCTGGGAAAGGATCTGCACCGGCTGGTGGTGCCGGACGAATGCCTTTACCAGGCTTATAATAAGGCTTTTAAGCATTTTCAGTTAACCGGGGAAGGGAAGGCCGTAGGGAAAACGATGGAATTGAAAACTAAACATAAAGACGGGCGGGAGCTTGATGTGGAGCTTTCACTGTCTGCTTTGCGGTTCAGGAATGCCTGGCATGCGGTGGGAATTGTGCGTGACATCAGCGAACGCAAACAGGCACAGGAGGAACTTGAAAACAGCCGGAAACAATATTTGGAATTAGCCGAAAATGCCCCGATTGGGATTTTAAAATGTGATCGAGAAGGAAATATTATTTATGTTAATCAAAAAACATTAGAAATGCTTGGTTCCCCAAGTATTGAGGAAACAAAAAAGATTAATCTCTTAACTTTCCCCTTATTGGTCAGATATGGTCTTTCTAGAAAACTGGAAGAATGTTTACAAAATAATAAGCCCGGCACATATGAAATGAATTATGAATCCAAATGGGGCAAGAAAGTATGGCTGCGAGTCCATATTAAACCGCAGGTAGATAGAAATACGGTGATAGGTGCTCAGATAATTATTGATGATATAACTGAAAGAAAACAGCTGGAAGAGGTAAACAGGCGGAAAGAAGAAAGGTTTCGCCTGATGCTGGAGGGCATTCCCAATCCGGCCTGGCTTGTTTCAAGGAAGCGCCGTATTCTGGCACAGAATAAAGCGGCGTCGGCATTATTTGGGACAAAAGTCGGTGATTATTGCTGGGAAAGAGTACTTGGCGGGGGAAACCTGCCTGATGAATACAGGAAGGCATATGAAAAAAAAGGCTCACCGCTGCCCGGCACGAAATGCTACTTCTGCCGTGGAGACGAAGCCTTGGCCGGAAACGAACCGCTAAACAGCGAAGTGGAGCTGGGGGGTAATATATGGGATATGTGGTGGATTCCGTTGGGAGAGGATGTCTATCTTCATTATGCTACTGATGTCACCAGGTACAAAAAAATAGAAGAGGAACTTCGCCAATTATCCGTAACAGATGTTTTAACAAACGCCTATAACCGCCGCTATTTTACGCAAAAACTGGAAGAAGAAATAGAGCGCGCCAAACGGGCAGACAGAAAGTTTTCCCTGATAATCCTGGACATAGACCGCTTTAAGAGCATCAATGACCGTTTTGGCCATAA from Desulfotomaculum nigrificans DSM 574 harbors:
- a CDS encoding PAS domain S-box protein — encoded protein: MPVENMQKRKRILLVEDSRLTAMVVAGLLNKNGYETETAVTGEEAVQKISGGSLPDLVLMDIELAGEMDGIDAARRILKSRDIPVVFLTANTSGEIIDKIKEVKAYGFVLKDTDKAALLSTVEMALKLHEANTHARMFERLFENSLNELYIFHPKSLKYVAVNRAARKNLGYTIEELNTMIPLDLKPEFDIESFQKILNPLVSGEQEQVLFNTVHRRKDGSLYPVEINLQLFDYGGEKLCLALVVDLTERRAMEEELKEKKTTLSAIMGSVRDAIVMLDGQGNVIFWNPAAEQLFGYSREEILGKDLHRLVVPDECLYQAYNKAFKHFQLTGEGKAVGKTMELKTKHKDGRELDVELSLSALRFRNAWHAVGIVRDISERKQAQEELENSRKQYLELAENAPIGILKCDREGNIIYVNQKTLEMLGSPSIEETKKINLLTFPLLVRYGLSRKLEECLQNNKPGTYEMNYESKWGKKVWLRVHIKPQVDRNTVIGAQIIIDDITERKQLEEVNRRKEERFRLMLEGIPNPAWLVSRKRRILAQNKAASALFGTKVGDYCWERVLGGGNLPDEYRKAYEKKGSPLPGTKCYFCRGDEALAGNEPLNSEVELGGNIWDMWWIPLGEDVYLHYATDVTRYKKIEEELRQLSVTDVLTNAYNRRYFTQKLEEEIERAKRADRKFSLIILDIDRFKSINDRFGHNAGDLVLKSIAELIKNRIRKIDTLARWGGEEFVILLPDTTVKNAARLAEELRESLSQMDIPGVGHVTASFGVAGYCPGDMVDTLVNKADNMMYEAKAAGRNCVRYMNECE